From the Actinopolymorpha singaporensis genome, the window CTCCCGCCGGTGGGCGTACTCGCCGAGCTGGTCGAGAACGACGGCACGATGATGCGCGGGGACGCGCTGCGCCGGTTCGCCGGCGAACACGACCTCGCGCTGCTCACGATCGAGGACCTCGTACGCCACCGCCGCCGGCACGAGCGGCTGGTGGAGCGGGTGGCCGAGACCCGGATACCGACGCGGCACGGTGACTTCCGCGCCGTCGGGTACCGCTGCACGGTCGACGGGTCCGAGCACGTCGCCCTGGTCCGCGGCGACCTCGCCATTGCCGAACGCACCGCCGACGGCGGTGGCCCGTTGGTCCGGCTGCACTCCGAATGCCTCACCGGTGACGCGTTCGGTTCGCTGCGCTGCGACTGCGGCCCCCAACTGGACCGCGCACTCGCGGCGGTCGCGGCCGACGGAGCGGGGGTGGTCGTCTACCTGCGCGGCCACGAGGGACGCGGCATCGGCCTGCTGGCCAAGCTGTCCGCGTACGCCCTGCAGGACACCGGCCACGACACGGTGGAGGCCAACCTCGCGCTCGGGCTGCCGGTCGACGCCCGCGACTACTGGATCGGCGCGCAGATCCTCGCCGACCTCGGCGTGGGACGGATGCGCCTGCTCACCAACAATCCGGCCAAACGCGCCGGGCTGGAGGCGTACGGCCTGACCGTCACCGCCACCACACCGCTGACGATTCCACCGAACGGCGACAACGCCCACTACCTCGCGACCAAGCGGGACCGGCTCGGGCACATACTTCCGGCCGAGGCCGGCGTCGTTCGGCAGACCACCGGGAGGGCGTCATGAGTGGAACGGGCGCACCGGGCGCCACCCGGATCGACGGCTCCGGCCTGCGGGTCGGCGTCGTCGCCGCGTCGTGGCACGACCAGGTGATGGGCGGGCTGCTGGACGGCGCGCTGCGGGCCCTGTCGGAAGCCGGGGTGAACGACCCGGTCGTGGTGCGAGTACCGGGTTCGTTCGAGCTCCCGGTGGTGGCCGCGCGGCTCGCCCGGTCCGGCCTGGACGCCGTGGTGGCTCTGGGCACCGTCGTACGCGGCGGCACACCGCACTTCGACTACGTGTGCCAGGCGGCGACGGCCGGGCTCACCGAGGTGAGCGTCCAGACCGGCGTGCCGATCGGCTTCGGGCTCCTCACCTGCGACACGGCCGAACAGGCGCTGGACCGCGCCGGGCTGCCCGGCTCCCACGAGGACCGCGGGTACGAGTCCACCCAGGCGGCGCTGCGGACGGCGCTGACCCTGCGCGACCTGGCAGGCGTCCTCCCGCCGGGTGGTGGCCACCGTGTCATCCCCGTGACCGGCTGAGAGTTGACGGGCTGAGGGAGGTGGACCTGGTGAGAGGACTCCGGACGAACCGGCGGTTGTTGCTCCTGCGCCACGGCAAGGCCGAGTCGCCGCTGGGACTGGCCGACGCCGACCGCCCCCTGGCCGACCGCGGCCGGGCGCAGGCCGGCTACGCCGGACGGCAGGCAAGAGAACGCGGCATCGTGCCCGACCTGGCGATCGTGTCTCCCGCACTGCGTACACGGCAGACGTGGTCGGAGTTCGCCGATGCGATGGGCGCCTCCGCCAAGCCTCAACCTGAAGTTGAGGTGGACATGGCTGGACCTGAAGTCGAGGTAGAGGTCGACGTCGACCGGCGGGTCTACGACAACACCGTGGACGACCTGCTCGACGTCCTGACCGAGGCGCCGGACGAGGTGCGGACCCTGCTGGTGGTGGGGCACAACCCGTCGATCGCGAGCCTCGCCGCCGTACTCGACGACGGATCGCCCGGCGCGGACCGGCACGGCCTGGCCGACGGATACCCCACCGGCACGCTGACGGTGTTCGACGTGGCGGGCTCGTGGAAGGCGGTGGGCCCGGGGT encodes:
- the ribH gene encoding 6,7-dimethyl-8-ribityllumazine synthase, yielding MSGTGAPGATRIDGSGLRVGVVAASWHDQVMGGLLDGALRALSEAGVNDPVVVRVPGSFELPVVAARLARSGLDAVVALGTVVRGGTPHFDYVCQAATAGLTEVSVQTGVPIGFGLLTCDTAEQALDRAGLPGSHEDRGYESTQAALRTALTLRDLAGVLPPGGGHRVIPVTG
- a CDS encoding bifunctional 3,4-dihydroxy-2-butanone-4-phosphate synthase/GTP cyclohydrolase II, whose translation is MSTPRDPVERALADLAAGRAVVVVDDEDRENEGDIIFAASAATPELVAFTVRHTSGVLCVPMEGADLDRLAVGPMTADNQDTMRTAFCVTVDAAAGITTGISAEDRTRTIRLLADPGTGPDDVVRPGHVFPLRYRPGGVLARRGHTEAAVDLVRLAGLPPVGVLAELVENDGTMMRGDALRRFAGEHDLALLTIEDLVRHRRRHERLVERVAETRIPTRHGDFRAVGYRCTVDGSEHVALVRGDLAIAERTADGGGPLVRLHSECLTGDAFGSLRCDCGPQLDRALAAVAADGAGVVVYLRGHEGRGIGLLAKLSAYALQDTGHDTVEANLALGLPVDARDYWIGAQILADLGVGRMRLLTNNPAKRAGLEAYGLTVTATTPLTIPPNGDNAHYLATKRDRLGHILPAEAGVVRQTTGRAS
- a CDS encoding SixA phosphatase family protein, with product MRGLRTNRRLLLLRHGKAESPLGLADADRPLADRGRAQAGYAGRQARERGIVPDLAIVSPALRTRQTWSEFADAMGASAKPQPEVEVDMAGPEVEVEVDVDRRVYDNTVDDLLDVLTEAPDEVRTLLVVGHNPSIASLAAVLDDGSPGADRHGLADGYPTGTLTVFDVAGSWKAVGPGSGRLRAVIRRPS